Sequence from the Corallococcus sp. EGB genome:
ATGCCCTGGGACCCGGGCGTCGCCATCACGCCGCTGCCGGAGCCGGGCAAGGGCGCGTACCTCCAGGGGCTGGTGGATGACGCGGTCTCCAAGGGCGCCCGCGTGGTGAACCAGACGGGCGGCCAGGCGTCGCGGTCGTTCTACTCGCCCGCGGTGGTGTACCCGGTGACGCGGGACATGCGGCTGGCCACGGAGGAGCAGTTCGGCCCGGTGGTGCCGGTGATGGTCTTCGACGACGACGCGGAGGCCGTGCGGCTGGTGGTGGAGTCGCCGTTCGGCCAGCAGCTCAGCCTGTTCGGGAAGGACTCGGCGCGCATCGGCCGGTTCATCGACGCGTTCTCCAACCAAGTGGGCCGCATCAACCTCAACTGCCAGTGCCAGCGCGGGCCGGACACCTTCCCCTTCAACGGCCGCAAGGACTCCGCGGAGGGGACCCTGTCCGTGGCGGACGCGCTGCGGGTGTTCTCCATCCGCACGCTGGTGGCGACGAAGACGACGCAGGACAACACGGCGCTCGTCCAATCCATCCTGACCCGCCGAGAGTCGGATTTCCTCACCACCGACTTCCTCTTCTAGTCCCGCCTCGGCCCTTGGTGCTAAGCCCTGGGGCAACCCATGGCGCGCACCACGACCCTCGAGCTGCACAAGGAAGAGATGAAGTTCTCCGCGGGGCACTTCACCATCTTCTCCGCCACGCACCGCGAGAACCTGCATGGGCACAACTTCTCCGTCTACGTCGCGCTGACGGGGGAGGTGTCCGACGATGGCCTGCTTTCGGACTACGGACCGCTCAAGCAGGCCATCATCGCGCGCTGCAAGGCCTGGAACGAGACCTTCTTCCTGCCGGACCGCTCCCCGCATCTGCGGCTGGAGCGGGACGCGCAGGGCAACCACGTGGCGCACTTCAACGGCGAGGAGCTGCGCTTCCTCGCGCGCGACGTGACGGTGCTGCCCGTGGCCAACGTGTCGCTGGAGGAGCTGGCGCGCGTCTTCGGCGAGGCGCTGGTCGGTGACGGCAGCGCCATGGCGCGCGACCACATCACGCGGCTGGTGGTGAAGTGTGCTTCGGGCCCCGGCCAGTGGGCCTCCTGGGAGTGGAATCAGGATGTCTGATCAGGTCCTCATCACCGGCGCCAGCCGGGGCATTGGCAAGGCGGCGGCGGAGCGCTTCCGCAAGGAGGGCTGGCGCGTCATCAACGTGTCGC
This genomic interval carries:
- a CDS encoding 6-carboxytetrahydropterin synthase, which produces MARTTTLELHKEEMKFSAGHFTIFSATHRENLHGHNFSVYVALTGEVSDDGLLSDYGPLKQAIIARCKAWNETFFLPDRSPHLRLERDAQGNHVAHFNGEELRFLARDVTVLPVANVSLEELARVFGEALVGDGSAMARDHITRLVVKCASGPGQWASWEWNQDV